CGCCCGGCGAGCAGACCGCTGGCGATGTGACCAAGAGCCGGCATCCCCGGTGCGGGCTGGACCAGGTTGTCGGCTTCGCAGGCGGTCGCCGTGTCCAGAAGTTCGAGACCCGTGACGTCATCATCCACGGATTCGAGAACCACCGCAGCACCCAACTCCGACAACACGAAGCCCCCGCGCTCCTGGGCCAGCGGCGTCTCGATGTACTTGTCGGGCGGACTCGTTGGCGACAGCACACCCAGCCGCCGGTAACTGTGGATGAACTCAGGCCCGAGTGCCGCTTCCGATGTCAGCACCAGCGCCCGATCAACGCGACCCATCAGAATCGCCCGCCTCGCAGCATCCAACGCGTGAAGTGACGATGCACAAGCCGCCACCCAGTGCCCACGAGATGAGACCCCCAGACGCTGCATGAGGTAGTGGTCAAGGTAGCCATGCGGGCCCATCGCCACGGCGAGGTTCCGATGCTCGGCGTGCTTGTGGGTGAGCGCCAGCACCGCACCCTTCGATGTCCCGATCCACGTCGCCAAACCCGTCGGGCTGATGTTCGCCTCGGCGAGCGCTTCCCGCGCGGCCCGCTCAGCGATCTCAACGGTCGGGTCGGTCGCGGTGTGCTGCGCGGTCGAGATCGCCCCGATCGCCCGGACGGTCGAGACCGGGTCGATGCCCTCAGGGATCTCGCCGACGCGATCGGTGATCCGCCGACCGGCGCACAGAGCCCGGTACGTCGGCCAGGCACCGACACCCAGGGGCGTGACGAGGCCGACGCCGGCGATACGAATGCGTCGGGATGGTGACGGGGTGCTCATGGATGCGTGAGTGTAAGTGAGCCATCACCAGCATGGCGTGATGACTACAGCCGCTGGGCAATCCAGCACCGGATCTTCTCGCCCAATCGAGTCACAAAGACCGTGCGGTCGGTGCCCGTGCCTTTTTTGCGGAGCGACTTAGGCCCGCGCAGCGCAATCTGCAGGGCATCGGTATCGAGGCGGAGTCCGCGTGGCTTGACCTCGACGTGAGCGGTGCGATGCTCGGCGAGCCACTTCCTGACGTTGTCTTCGCGCCAGCCCATCTCGGCCTCGACGCGGAATGCCGTGAGCCACGGCGAGTCAATCGGCTCCTCGGTGGCGAGCAGGCCAGCCCGGGGGTGAGGCATCACGGCATCGTGGCGGGCGCAGAGCGTCATCGCGAGCTCAGCGCGTTCCGCAGCGGGATCAAGGGTGTGCAAACAGCCGGCCTCGGGAACGGGCCCGATAGCCGGATAGATGTCCTCATCGGTGAGGTGATGAATCCCCCCATCGTCGATGCGCGTGGCCGTACGCGAGCCTTGCTCAGCGGCGAGCCCGCCCGTCCACCACAGCGTCTGGACCAGCCGACCGCCTTCGGACACGAACTCCACCGACCACCCCCCCGCCGCATCGGATGCCTCAGCAAAAGCCTGCTCGGCCTCGTGCATATCCACGGCGGGGCTGAGCTTGAGGCACGCGGCTTTGGCTCGGCGCAGCAGCCCAGCGACGACTTCGGGTACGGGCTCGGTGTCGGCGAGAGTCTGCGTGCGTTGACCGCCAGCCCGACGGGCCGGGTCGATGTGCAAGGCCTTGCCCGTCGGATCGACGGACACGGCGTCGGCCGCGAGGCTGGTGCACCGGGCGTTTCGCTCGGTCATCCAGGCGCGGATCGGATCGTGATCCACGGCGAGGACATCATGGCCAGCTTCGATCAGGGCTAGCGCATCGACGCCAATGCCGGAGCACAGATCGATGGTGTCGATGAGACCCGCATCTTTGAATCGCTGGGCTTTAAGACGCGCGACGGCGAGAGAGCTGGCCTGCTCGACGCCTTCGATGTCGGCGATGACCGAGGCGGCGAAGTCCGGGCCCAGTTTGGCGATGGATCGCGCGCGGGCCTCGGCGAGTTGGGCCGCGAGGTGAGCGAGATGCGCATCGGCGTTCTTGCGCAGCCGAGCGATGCCCGAGACGGACGTGCGATCGACCGACGCCGCCAGCGCAATCAACTCGGCGTGGTCATCGACCAGCGTTTGCCAGAGCAAGAGAGGGTCGGGAGTCGCCGGGGTGGTCACTGCGCGATGCGGCCGAAGCGTGACATGAGGTCAACGATCTTGGGCTGACGCGGCTCGATGGACAGACTCCGACGCCAGGCGGCGATGGCACGATCGCGCAGGGCCGGGTTGCGTCGTCCGGTTTCGAGATACTCGGCCATCAGGCAGACGCCGATGCCGTTGAGAGCCGGCGGCATCTGGCTGTCGCGCTCGAGGGCGGCCTGGAACTGCTCAATGGCTTCCTGCCGACGCCCCTGCTTGAACAGGGCGTAGCCGTATCGCTCATAACCCAGCGCCGAAGGCTCATCACGAACGAGCTGCTCGAGAAGATTCGAGGCGCGGTCGAACTCACGGAGATTCAGGTGCGCCTGGGCCCAGCTCTGCAGCAGCGGGGCGTCGAGGTCACCCAACTCGGCGGCCTGCTGGAAGCACCGCACAGCGTTGTCGTACTGCGCGAGCATCGAGTATGTCGCGCCGAGGTTGATCCAGGCAGGGCGAGACTCGGGGTTGTTCTCGGTCGCAGCAACCGCGTGTCGCAGCGCAAGGTCGGGGCGGCCGGCCTGCAGATAAGCCGACGCGAGATCGCGGCGGGCCTCGAAGCTGTCAGGATCAATCGACAGGGCCCGGAGATAGCCGGTGACGGCTTCACTCACCCGGCCCAGGAGCTGGTTGACCACAGCCAGACCGTATTGCGAGTCGTAGTCCCGCGGATCGGTCTGCACCGCCCTCGTATACGAACCGTGCGCCGCATTAAGATTGCCGGATTCGAGGTAGATCTCGCCGACAGCGACGTGGGCCTCGGTGAGGTCGGGGTCGCGGTCGATCGCCTCAGCGAGCAGGGTCATGGCGTCAGCCGTATTGCCTGCAGCCAGCACGCTGCGCGCCTCGGTCACGAGCCGGACGGCCTGCTGGTCGCCGGAGCGCATGAAAGGCTGGTTGCCGTCCGACTCGCAGCCCGTAAGGCCCAGCAGGGTGAAGAGCAAAATACCCGCGCTCAGGGTTGAGCGTCCCGAAAGCCAGCGATGGTGTCCCGTGTCGTGCATGATGGTCCTACGATACCCGCTACGGGCCGGTTTGGTTCGCGATGAGGTCTAGCGAATGCGCGTTGCTTTAGGTCAGATCAATCCGACGGTTGGCGATCTGGAGGGCAATCACGCCCTGATCGCAGAGGTTATCGAACGTGCTCGGCAGTCGTCTGCCGAGCTGCTGGTCCTGCCGGAGCTGGCCATCTGCGGATATCCGCCGAAGGACCTGCTCCTCAAGCCCGACCTGATCGACGGCTGCCGCGAGGCGATCGCCGATCTGGCCACCCGATGCCAAGGGCTTACCGCTGTCATCGGCTATCCCACCCGGTCGGAGTCCAGTCAAGGGCTCCCGCTGGCCAACGCGGCGGCGGTCTGTAGCGATGGTCAGGTCCGAGAACGGGTCATCAAGACCCTTCTGCCCACCTACGACGTCTTCGATGAACGCCGTTACTTCGAGCCCGGCCCGGGCCCGTCACCCGTCATCGCCAGCGGGCGGAGCCTCGGCATCTGCATCTGCGAGGACCTCTGGAACGAGGAAGCCCTCTTCGAAAGACGGCTCTACCACGCCGAACCCGCGGGCCTGCTGGCCAAGGGCGGGGCCGAGGTGCTCATCAACGCCTCCGCGTCGCCGTTCACCCGCGACAAACAGGACTTCCGCCTCCGCCTGATGAGCCACATTGCCAAACGCCACCGCATGCCCCTGGTCTACGTCAATCAGGTCGGCGGGAACGACGAACTGGTCTTCGATGGCGGGTCCTGCGTCGT
This Phycisphaeraceae bacterium DNA region includes the following protein-coding sequences:
- a CDS encoding beta-ketoacyl synthase N-terminal-like domain-containing protein, with amino-acid sequence MSTPSPSRRIRIAGVGLVTPLGVGAWPTYRALCAGRRITDRVGEIPEGIDPVSTVRAIGAISTAQHTATDPTVEIAERAAREALAEANISPTGLATWIGTSKGAVLALTHKHAEHRNLAVAMGPHGYLDHYLMQRLGVSSRGHWVAACASSLHALDAARRAILMGRVDRALVLTSEAALGPEFIHSYRRLGVLSPTSPPDKYIETPLAQERGGFVLSELGAAVVLESVDDDVTGLELLDTATACEADNLVQPAPGMPALGHIASGLLAGRTIDCLHPHTPGTEGHDPQEVEVLARACAHQKTLPSVYANKGALGHGLGASGLVSLVLACVCLRAGRIPPMNWLTPETTMDLHGLAIPAVGGAMGGGGGRCSRKGVHAVFAAGFAGHTAGAVVGSN
- a CDS encoding tetratricopeptide repeat protein, with protein sequence MHDTGHHRWLSGRSTLSAGILLFTLLGLTGCESDGNQPFMRSGDQQAVRLVTEARSVLAAGNTADAMTLLAEAIDRDPDLTEAHVAVGEIYLESGNLNAAHGSYTRAVQTDPRDYDSQYGLAVVNQLLGRVSEAVTGYLRALSIDPDSFEARRDLASAYLQAGRPDLALRHAVAATENNPESRPAWINLGATYSMLAQYDNAVRCFQQAAELGDLDAPLLQSWAQAHLNLREFDRASNLLEQLVRDEPSALGYERYGYALFKQGRRQEAIEQFQAALERDSQMPPALNGIGVCLMAEYLETGRRNPALRDRAIAAWRRSLSIEPRQPKIVDLMSRFGRIAQ